One genomic segment of Pseudorca crassidens isolate mPseCra1 chromosome X, mPseCra1.hap1, whole genome shotgun sequence includes these proteins:
- the P2RY4 gene encoding LOW QUALITY PROTEIN: P2Y purinoceptor 4 (The sequence of the model RefSeq protein was modified relative to this genomic sequence to represent the inferred CDS: inserted 1 base in 1 codon; substituted 2 bases at 2 genomic stop codons), producing the protein MTSTESSLFTALGPHSDPDDSELELDCRFNEEFKFILLPVSYAVVFALGLGLNALTTWLFLFCLRPWDATATYMFHLALSDTLYVLSLPTLVYYYVARNHWPFGTGLCKFIRFLFYWNLYCSVLFLTCISVHRYLGICHPLQALRWGCPRLAGLLCLAVWLVVAGCLVPNLFFVTTSPKGDIILCHDTTRPEEFDHYVHFSSAVMGLLFDVPCLVTLVCYGLMAQRLXRPLPGAAQSSSRLCSLRTIAVVLTVFAVCFVPFHITRTVYYXARLLEADCWVLNIINMVYKVTRPLASANSCLDPVLYLLTGDKYXRQLRQLCRGGRPRLPTAASSLALVSLPEDSSCRWTATPQDGGLGR; encoded by the exons ATGACCAGTACGGAGTCCTCACTGTTCACAGCCTTAGGCCCCCACTCAGATCCTGACGACAGTGAGTTGGAGCTGGACTGCCGGTTTAATGAGGAGTTCAAGTTTATCCTGCTGCCCGTGAGCTATGCAGTTGTGTTTGCGCTGGGCCTAGGCCTCAATGCCCTGACCACCTGGCTCTTCCTTTTTTGCCTCCGACCGTGGGACGCGACAGCCACCTACATGTTCCACTTAGCTTTGTCAGATACTTTGTACGTCCTGTCGCTGCCCACCCTCGTCTACTATTATGTAGCCCGCAACCATTGGCCCTTTGGCACTGGGCTCTGCAAGTTCATCCGCTTTCTCTTCTATTGGAACCTCTACTGCAGTGTCCTTTTCCTCACCTGCATCAGCGTACACCGCTACCTGGGCATCTGCCACCCGCTGCAGGCGCTGCGCTGGGGCTGCCCGCGCCTTGCCGGCCTTCTCTGCCTGGCAGTTTGGTTGGTCGTAGCTGGCTGCCTCGTGCCCAACTTGTTCTTTGTCACCACCAGCCCTAAGGGGGACATCATCTTGTGCCACGACACCACCCGGCCTGAGGAGTTTGACCACTACGTGCACTTCAGTTCGGCAGTCATGGGGCTGCTCTTTGACGTGCCCTGCCTGGTCACTCTTGTCTGCTATGGGCTCATGGCCCAGCGCCTGTAACGGCCCTTGCCAGGGGCTGCCCAGTCATCTTCCCGTCTGTGCTCGCTGCGCACCATCGCTGTGGTATTGACTGTCTTTGCTGTCTGCTTCGTGCCTTTCCACATCACCCGCACCGTTTATT ATGCAAGGCTGTTGGAAGCTGACTGCTGGGTGCTGAACATCATCAACATGGTCTATAAAGTGACTCGGCCTCTGGCCAGTGCCAATAGCTGCCTGGATCCTGTGCTCTATTTGCTCACTGGGGACAAGTATTGACGTCAGCTCCGGCAGCTCTGCAGGGGTGGCAGGCCCCGGCTCCCCACAGCTGCCTCCTCTCTGGCACTGGTGTCCCTGCCTGAGGACAGCAGCTGCAGGTGGACAGCCACCCCCCAGGATGGCGGCTTGGGCAGATAG
- the ARR3 gene encoding arrestin-C: MAAWTRPVKVKRLNNNAMANISRVFKKTCSNGKLSIYLGKRDFVDHVDMVEPIVFVMLTCAFRYGHDDLDVIGLTFRKDLYVQVQQVVPAEHSSPQGPLTVLQERLLHKLGDNAYPFTLQMVVNLPCSVTLQPGPDDTGKACGVDFEVKSFCAENLEEKVSKRDSVRLVIRKIQFAPLEPGPGPWAQTVRRFLLSAQPLQLQAWMDREVHYHGKSITVNVSINNCTNKVIKKIKISVDQITDVILYSLDKYTKTVFVQEFMETIAANSTFSKSFAVTPLLAANCQKQGLALDGKFKHGDTNLASSTILRPGMDKELLGILVSYKVRVNLMVSCGGILGDLTASDVGVELPLILMHPKPSNEAASSEDIVIEEFAQQQPGREESQEALAAEGDEGT; this comes from the exons ATGGCGGCTTGGACCAGGCCGGtgaaggtg AAAAGGCTCAACAACAACGCCATGGCCAACATATCCAG GGTATTTAAGAAGACCTGCTCCAATGGCAAG CTCTCCATCTACCTGGGGAAACGGGACTTTGTGGACCATGTGGACATGGTGGAACCCATTG TGTTTGTCATGTTGACGTGTGCCTTTCGCTATGGCCATGATGACTTGGATGTGATTGGTCTGACGTTCCGCAAAGATCTGTATGTACAGGTCCAGCAAGTGGTCCCAGCTGAGCACAGCAGCCCCCAGGGGCCCCTCACAGTCCTGCAGGAGCGACTGCTGCACAAGCTGGGGGACAATGCCTACCCTTTTACCCTGCAG ATGGTTGTCAACCTGCCCTGTTCGGTGACACTGCAGCCAGGTCCTGATGATACAGGGAAG GCCTGTGGTGTTGACTTTGAAGTGAAGAGTTTCTGTGCTGAAAACCTGGAGGAGAAAGTCTCCAAGAG AGACTCTGTGCGGCTGGTGATTCGGAAAATCCAGTTTGCACCCCTGGAGCCAGGCCCTGGTCCCTGGGCCCAGACTGTTCGCCGCTTTCTTCTGTCAGCTCAGCCCCTACAACTCCAGGCCTGGATGGACAGGGAG GTTCACTACCACGGCAAATCCATCACTGTCAACGTTTCCATCAACAACTGCACCAACAAGGTCATCAAAAAGATTAAGATTTCAG TTGACCAGATCACAGATGTCATCCTGTATTCACTAGACAAGTACACCAAGACTGTGTTCGTTCAGGAGTTCAT GGAGACTATAGCTGCTAACTCCACCTTCTCCAAGAGCTTTGCAGTAACCCCACTCCTGGCTGCCAACTGTCAGAAACAGGGCCTGGCACTGGATGGCAAATTCAAGCATGGTGATACCAATCTGGCCTCTAGCACGAT TCTTCGACCAGGAATGGACAAGGAACTGCTGGGGATCCTGGTGTCCTACAAAGTCAGAGTCAACCTGATGGTGTCCTGTGGAGG CATCCTAGGTGACCTGACAGCCAG TGATGTTGGCGTGGAGCTGCCCTTGATCCTGATGCATCCAAAGCCATCGAACG AGGCTGCTAG CTCTGAGGACATAGTCATCGAGGAGTTCGCTCAGCAGCAGCCCGGCAGAGAGGAGAGCCAGGAGGCTTTGGCGGCTGAGGGGGATGAGGGCACCTGA